From one Solanum lycopersicum chromosome 12, SLM_r2.1 genomic stretch:
- the LOC138340208 gene encoding protein PXR1-like, translating into MSHNIDVQRSKKTSQPLKCRRLKKSISQIFSMIIEKKEKEKNAEEEMEKKAKEEKEREEKANEEKEKKKKAKQEKEREKKANEEKEREKKERQEKKKKANEEKEKEKKEK; encoded by the coding sequence ATGTCTCATAATATTGATGTGCAAAGATCCAAAAAAACTTCACAGCCTTTGAAATGTAGGAGgttgaaaaaatctatttctcaaatattttctatgattattgagaagaaagaaaaggagaagaatgCAGAGGAGGAGATggagaagaaggcaaaggaggagaaggagaggGAGGAGAAGGCAAAtgaagagaaggagaagaagaagaaggcaaaACAGGAGaaggagagggagaagaagGCAAATGAAGAGAAGGAGAGGGAGAAAAAGGAAAGacaggagaagaagaagaaggcaaatgaagagaaggagaaggagaagaaggaaaaatag